From a single Arachis hypogaea cultivar Tifrunner chromosome 3, arahy.Tifrunner.gnm2.J5K5, whole genome shotgun sequence genomic region:
- the LOC112770635 gene encoding uncharacterized protein, with protein MDWFSWLSRTSLEPSLVYEYGLAFARNELQLEDATHFNHEFLQSMGISIAKHRLEILKLAKKEDGSSGAATALTKTLSGAIKRCLKRCLSKLQVFNEQEAKETKEMVTPEPNWYHGRCRGSMMRKHIDGEKGMQRSRTIALSGPLDGRTMHNKMVTGKVLKLSGPLDGKMNERMMYANRSPIMAHRPLVEERFLGTLKSPRLSSTGPIDGRAMVDNRSPRLSRPLYERVDSPMGYSPYNKAKGDSDCDDDYGLWPTMFEDLKPT; from the exons ATGGACTGGTTCTCCTGGCTATCCAGGACAAGTCTTGAGCCATCTCTCGTCTACGAATACGGCCTAGCATTTGCGCGAAACGAGCTTCAGTTGGAAGATGCAACCCACTTCAACCATGAGTTCCTCCAGAGCATGGGGATTTCGATCGCCAAACATCGGCTCGAAATTCTCAAGCTCGCAAAGAAGGAGGATGGTAGTAGTGGCGCTGCCACGGCACTTACCAAGACTCTCTCCGGCGCAATCAAGAGATGCCTAAAGAGGTGCCTGAGTAAATTACAGGTGTTCAATGAACAAGAAGCAAAGGAGACAAAGGAAATGGTAACACCGGAGCCAAACTGGTACCATGGGAGGTGCAGAGGGTCAATGATGAGGAAGCATATTGACGGAGAGAAGG GTATGCAACGAAGCAGGACCATAGCACTGTCAGGGCCATTGGATGGAAGAACAATGCATAACAAAATGGTAACTGGGAAGGTGTTGAAGTTGTCTGGTCCTCTTGATGGGAAGATGAATGAGAGAATGATGTATGCAAATAGGAGTCCAATAATGGCTCATAGGCCTTTGGTTGAAGAGAGGTTCTTGGGCACACTAAAGAGTCCTAGACTTTCTAGTACTGGTCCTATTGATGGAAGAGCAATGGTTGATAATAGGAGTCCAAGGCTAAGTAGGCCTCTTTATGAAAGGGTTGATAGCCCAATGGGTTATAGTCCGTACAATAAGGCTAAAGGCGACTCTGATTGTGATGATGATTATGGACTGTGGCCTACAATGTTTGAGGATCTGAAACCCACTtga